The Plasmodium knowlesi strain H genome assembly, chromosome: 14 region gagatttTTTAagggtggaagaaaaagaaggtttcttaaaggaggaagagaagaaagaagttttaaaggaggaaaaaaaaggaaggttctttttcctcgtttattagaacaacaatgtggcctcgtacttaaccaccttagggggaagaaggaaccttttctttttataggttttaagggagggaaaaagaaaaaaggtttccagaaggagggaaggaaagaggaatgttctttttcctcgttttCTTTAGAACCACAATAACATATGGCCTGCTACTTAACTGTTTAATGGagggagatttttttttttttttttttttaattataaagagggaaaagaaagaaggttccttaaaggggggaaaggaaagaagcttctgttccttcgttCTTTTTAACAACAATAAGATATGTCCTGGTATTTTAACGTCCTTAagggaggagggggaaggagagaggttcctcttttcttttctttcttttaatttctttcatAGAGGAGAaggtgaggaaaaaagaaggttttcgaagggggtaaaagaaagaaattttaaaaggaatGGAAGGAGGTTTAAGGAgcggggaagaaaaagaaggttttaaagggaggaaagaaaaagaaggtttcttaaagggggaagagaaggaaggtttcttaaaggggaagaagattaaagaaggtttcttaggggggaagaaaaagaagatttataggtctaaagggaaggaaaagaggtttcttaagggagaaaaagaaatagaacatttaaagggggaagaagaagaaagaaggttccttaaagggggaaaagaagaaagaaggttccttaaaggagggaaagaagaagaaggttttaagagggaataaaaagaaggtttaaaggaggaaaagaaaaagaaggttttcagagggggaaagaagaaagaagcttctttttcctcggtttagcgttagaacaataatatatggcctggtgttttagccacctttagggggaagaaaaagaatcttttcttttttttatacgtgttctaaagggagggaaaaggaagaagttttaaaggggaggaaggaaggttcttccCTATGTTATTTGAAGAACGACAATATGGCCTTCTATTTAGCTTCCTTAGGGGAagattaatttcttttttttctcaagaacaaaaagaaaggaaaaagagaaaaaagaacgcaAATATGCGTACACATTACCTTACCAGATTcgagaagaaaggaaaaatgaaagaaaagaaaaaaaaaaaaatgggggagggAATGATGAGCAGGTTGtggggtgttagatgtcagattccgggtgttagagtaaggttgttggggtgttggaatgatgttgttggggtgttggaatgatgttgttggggtgttggaataaggtggtaagggtgttggaatgatgttgtaggggttttagaagtcagattccgggtttaggaggaaggttgttagggtgttaggagtaagattccgtgttaaggaataaggttgtaggggtattaaaataaggtagtaggtgtgttagaataaggttgcggggttgtcagaataaggttgtgggggtgttaaaataaggttgtagtgatgttggaataaggttgtatgggtattggaataaggttatagtggtgttagaataaggttgtaggggtattagaataagtttttcagggtattggaataaggttttaagggtgctggaatattgttgtaggggtgttaaaataaggttgtaggggtgttgaataaagttgtaggggtattggaataaggttgtgtgGGGTTTAGAATAAGCTTGTAGgtgtattagaataaggttttaggggtgtcagaatagggttcgggggttagctttagttgctTTAAGGgggtgaagggaaaaactcctcgcagacagggaccggatactacacattAACCTGCTGGCAGGGTGGAAACGGGAAACTACGCACCAACCCGATGGCACGGGAAACCTGAAAGTACACACCACAAGGCGacacgcaaaaaaaaggaaaaaagaaaaagggaacgaATGAATGTGTATGGCgtgtatataaaatttcgcttttttacggtgtatgtgtaagatttcgcatttaggtttcGGGATTTAAGGTGTAAGAACAAGAATTATGGCCTGTTATTTAGATGTTTTTGGcgaaagattcttttttttttagccttCGCCGCCCCCACGCATATGTAGGGTGCGATGAATTTGAGCACTATCGAGGAAGATATCCGAAAGGGGacataagaaataaaattaaaacaaactGAATTTACCGAATTGAAGTGAATTTCATGGCACGCCAAGCCCCATGGTTCTGCACCACTGCGCGCTATGCATGATGTAATGTCTCACGTGGTGCTTTGCGATTGGGAAGAACAAACACCTCTTCGcgcaaaaaaagaggaaaagcaaTAAGCGCGTGATTTAGCTATGTTCCTTTACATTGTATTTTGTCTGCGGAAGTAACGTCCTGTGTTAACcgatgcactttttttttttttcttcttttaaccatGCCCTCTGTGATGCTCTCCTCACGGCTGCAAACTTTTTGCCGATTACATATATACCATTCTATACGCGAGATGCTCTCCGCCTAAAAAATGCGCCTCCAATGAGTTCCATGCGTATGAGGGGTGCGTGCCCTCAGTGCTAACTTCCTCGCACAATATCGCGCAGAATACGTATGCATACAGTTAGAGCGTACTGTGCATTAGTGTCTGTCTGCGCGGAGATTCCAGGAGGTTCCTGTCCGTAAGTTCGTATGCTTGTACGTGTGATTGTCCTGTCCATGGAATAGAACCTTTGCCAAAGGTCTTTTCGCGCCAAATTCTCCTCCCACCGGTGGCATACGCATACGAATCCATGTCAATGAGGAGTAAGCATATGCATTCCTGTGCTTCAGGGAAATGCAATGGGCATACAAactttatgcatatgtataattCTGCattatacacacatatgcttGCGCCTTTTCTCtgctccttccccccctagATGTTATCACTTGCGCAGGAAAACTGACTCTCCCATAACCATCGCCGCACAGGATTTGgccaaaaggagaaaacgcGAGGGTCACGCACATGCATAAACAGAAGTGCCACaggcatatatgcatgtacttCTGTCGCACTGGACATCGGGTCAGAAGGTATATATTCATAcgaaaatatacatgtacatatatggatATACACTTATTCCCCCCTATCGCATatccccttcccccttttatgtGAAAATGCGAGTCTGCGAAAATTTTCTGCCAACCTTAAATGTGAGAACGCCCGATTTCCGACAACGTTAAGTTAATTCCTCATCCCACAAGCGTCTATGCAAATACAGAAGAAAACATGTATAAGTACATTCCATACATGCATGTACTAAAATGcacgcatatgtacatgttaattacatatacacatacttACGCGCCCTCCACTTCCAAACCTTTGTAAAGTTAATCCTCCGTCCGTTGCTTCCCATCCTTCCTGCAATTGACCCGCTAGTTTACTCCCCCACCCACCCCCTGCacctgaaaaaaataaaaattcccCATTTATTGTCCCCCTACAGTttattacatatatttttataaaaattcgGCTAATTTTCCAGAGATCGGAATTGCAATTGGCAAAAATTGGATTAGTTACTCTCACTTCGGTGGCGATAGGGACGCTTCTTTTACagggtaaaataaaaaaaaaaataaaaaaaaaaaaaaaaaaggggtaccCCCTCTTCCATTTTAAGAGTGTGACTCCCTCCCGTCCCTGGTAACGTATAGAAGGATAAGCCTATTATATATGCGGTAAACGTGCCTAGCCGCGTAATTACACGATGTTCATATGCTTGTGTTCAggtaaataatatataacatGGTGCCCCAGTCCCCACgacatttttcttcatctgtaCATGTGAGGTactacatgcatatatatatgtacatatgtatatgggGGTTGGGAATGCCTCATCGCAAATTGGCCCCACGATACCTATGCGTGCGTGGGCATATACGTAGGCCCCAATATTACtataaaaaggagggggggggatgaaTAAACTAAAGCACATGCAACGCATTGCGGGGcacatgaaaataaaaaagcacatatatttaaatatattctatttatatgtatacccCTATATGCGCGCAGCTCACACGACGagtattgaaaaaaaaaaaaaaaaaaaaaaagagagaatcCATAACGACAACGTAGCAAAATAAAGTGCACTGGGTAGCGCTACTACTTATACTTCCATCTTAATGtgtaatatttatttttccttatatttGGTGCTCAGTtcagcgtaaaaaaaattacgggTTTAATTGTATCCTGAGAGAAAATAACGttcttgtaaatttttttttttttctctatatataCTTTCTCACATTTCGAATTGACTTAACTGGGAAGCTACTATATTGTGAGGTACGCCTTTGTTATGTTGCGGTATGCAAGCGCCAGCCCCCCGAGGATAGGCGATGCAGGAAATCATCCGACCCTTATTtgaatttcccttttgtacAATATTACTATATTCCTAATGCACGAATTAAAAAGCATGGTGGCATGCATCCGAGGTATAATTTAGAGTCCCAGCACGTGAGAGGGAGGCGTAGAAATATAAATACTCATATACTCCGCGTCACATGCATATTATGGGAGTACGCTTATTTTCTGCCAAACGTTACATATACTCCCACATGTAGGCATATATGCTTGTGCTGTACCAACAAAGGGTGATAATTgccattttaatttttttctcttagtTCCGTTCGCGGAGAGATtgctagtttttttttttttttttttttttttcaagtgtcGAAATTTAGTTTGATAACGCTGTGatataaattttcttttccctccccccttacgttttcccctttgcccCTCTACCCCAATTTGGCACTTTTTGCGTTTTAACCCATGTACGTATTCGAACGAGGTACAACCCCCCCCATGAGGTGGCGAGAGGTACAGGCCTGTGAGCACTGTACATTTTATGATGTGAGGTGCATGTGAACTTAATGTGAAgttttattatatacatgTTTTCCTACTTCCATTACGTGCATGCTTTTATAATTGTCGCTCACATTCCATGCGTACTGCGAGCACGTTTGCGTACTTTTTCGTTAACATGAACGCAAACTCTTTTTCGTCAATCACCCTatacttccccccccctcctgtAGTGCTTACTTAATTCAGTtgattcttaattttttctatcatGTTATTACATGTACTTgtagatatttttattttggtatgcattcttcatttttcgtttccaattttttttttttcccctttttttccctatttaTCGATGTTAgaaagtaaataaaaaaaacccaCTCATCTTAACATCTCGAGTTTGATTCATTTGATAGAGCTTTTACGTAACTCTCTCAGTGTTTAGatgtatttatgtacgtTAGCCAAATTAACCCAATTAACCACGTTTGCTATGTTTGCCACGTTCAGCATTGTGTTTTCCTTCCAGAGTGTTCGCAATGCTCGCCCTTGTGTAGCCTGTTCTTAAAAAGTAGAATTGTGAATACCCCAACCTGCGTGATGCCAAATTGCAGCGTTAAGCAGTCGTATAAACAGGCAAAAGGGGAGCGAGGAAGTGAAAGCTCAAGCGGAGACGAAAGCGAGAGCGGATGCGAACGTGGAAGCCGACGCCGAAAGCAGGGCGTGTGAAGGATATACCTCTGCGTGCTTCTGTATGCTCGTGTGCCTTTTTCTACGTTTATGAGAATTTGTCGGCTTCCACAAAGGCGCAACACGAGCGAGCAAGCGCGCTTGCGTTTGCTTCTATATGTATGCCCATGCGCAGGCGCAtagcatacatgtatatacacaagTAATTACCAACCTGTACATGCCCCCACTTAAATGCGTGCATGAACTACTAACCAATATAGCGTGTTAAATGCTTACGATTTAAGCCTTATGCTTCTGGGGACTTGTTCCCGTGTTTTTATATGATACCACGTTACATTACTCTTTTGGGGGCAACTACTTTTctgcttttctcttttcctttttttttgaaacatGCTGTATGTGAATATGAGTAGTTGAATTAGACgcattattatatatatatatatttttttttctttgcatgcGTTCATGTCTGTGCGattgcatatgtatacaagtgtgtatacatacacatgtttACATCACCCATCCGTGGTTCCATTCTCCCCACCCCCCTCACGTTCGCACACCTCATCACCGTTTACACGGCACTGTGGATCGTTTTTAGTTTATTGAAGGGGCGAACGCAATAAGGAGTTGTACATAGGTAGGAAGCACATGTGTAGAAACATTGGTGGGTGTGACTGTATGCACCTCTACCATGTATGATTTAATTTGATGCATGATACACTAGCTTACAATCATATGCTTATTTATCTTCTCACccgtattcttttttttttttttttttttttttttttacgacgCGATCACTTCAACattccttccacttttttacgatttgttatcttccccttttccccacatggatttttattttcccgagtttcctttttagtacacatatgtgttcCTTCGCACATTCACTCGACGTACGTAAAGTATTTCACACGACTGAGAGATTCTGCATTATTGCCTCTGCGTCGTCCCATTCGTTTCACCTGAGCAATTCATCTGTTCATTTAtcactttccctttttttttttttttttttttttttaaaacatccATCTCAACTTTTTGCAATTTGTTTGAGtgcccattcttttttttttttttttttttttttttttttttttttttttggggagagaaaaaacaaatagcTAAGATACATAGGCCTCCAATTGTGAGGAGCAAAAAATAGGCAGGGAAAAGTAGGCCCAGTCGACTGCTTCCCCGCTCCTATGTATGATTATTATTATCCCGTatatgagaagaaaaaaaaaaggaaaaaatgtgctGAGTTTTCCCAACTTTATGCATTTGTAATTTCACTTCCCCATATAGTTTGATTttcactccttttttatgtgcgCCTTCTTCGCGCTGCGTGTGTTGTTAATTAAATGAGGGCTTTCTTCACATCATAATTTTACAGTTAACGTTGCCAGTTGGCATTTCCATTTAGCACTTGCAGTTAACATTTGCAGTTAATGTGAACCGCCTATTTTTTATGATTTTACACTCGCGCCAATTATATATGTGCCTCTTGGCAACTTGTCCACGCATTCTtgtcctcccttttttttttttttttttaagggggggaattGCGTTATATGCAACCCACACTCGTTATTTGACCCTCCACGTCTGTATACCCCCATCTATGTGACACCGCGCCTGCCCATGCAGCATTTGTGCCAGCGTTCATCTCACCACATCCCGTACCCCAGAGGTGTAGCataaacacacacatatatatacatacgtgtacatatgcatacacatcCGCAAGCACAGATAGTTACATTTCTTCTGCAGAGAAAGAGTTCCTTTGGAACGCTGTGATTTTATGTCTCATTCGACATTTTATGTCACTGcgtttctcatttttttgcaatacCTTCTGAGGTGTATAATTTTTCACCTGTGAGAATAACAACCCGAGTTCTATTTTTATCGTCCACTCGTTAGTCATCCTTTTCACCTGTTTATTACTACCCATCCCTACCCGAATACACTTACCGGGCTACTCCGCGTCCATAACCTTCTtatgaattttattttgaattGACGCCAGTTTGATATTTCATCAGCACTAGATGTACAGTTCCCCGTGAGCCATTAAATTGAACACCAAGTGGAAGGACGAACCTCCATTTTGCCACATCACAAATtgcatgtgtttttttttttttaaacacgtTTACACAGCAGTGTGTGTACACGTTTTCGCTCCTAAGTAgtaaaaattaagaataaaaaaagaataaaataataaaataataaattaaaaaattaaaaaataaaaataaataaaaaaaaaataataaaataaaaaaaaccatCGCATCAGCGATTTTTTCTAATCACGATCTTCCAACGAACCTGCCCTGCTCTTACGCTCTCACACGCATACCGGAGAACATGGAGGAAATTCGCCAGGAAGTGAATGCCCGTGAAGATGATGAATGTGTGAAGAAGTTACCCCCAGGGAAGTCGAGCAATGATGGTGCAGCTGTAAATGGAAAGGGGGGTAAAGGCAACAGCAGGTGCAATGGCGGGTCGGGTGGTACCGCGGCGGCTGGGACGAGTGGAGGTGCCGGTGCTTACCTATTCAGTTTGATAGATAGATTTAATAGTCTGAAGAAGGCTGAGCAGAAGGTGGGAGAAAATCGAAGTGGTAACTTCAAGAAGCCAGATGAGTGCAATTCTACCGACGAGAACGGAgacatgaaaaaaggaacggaCCATGCGAGTCATGATGGTGATgtgaaggaggggggagaagcaGATCCTGTGGCAAAAAGTGAAAGCAGCAGTGGTAAGAAGGTTGTAAACAAAGAGACCAAGGAAGgggtggaagaagaagagggtAGTGAAGAAACTGACGAGACGGGCGAAATTGCCCAATGTGTGGCGCAAAGCTGCGATCAAAAGAACCCCCAAGATGAGATCGATGAGGGAGCAAGTGAACCCGTTTCCTGTAACAGCGCGAAGAAAGCGATTAGCAAGGATGCTCGGGAGGACAAGGAAGAGCCAAGCAATACCTCCAACTCCGTTAAGGAAGGAGATGATAATACTAGCAACGATAATGGAAGTAGCAGGGCGAGTAGCCCCTCCGATCGGGACGCCTCGGAGCGTGTTTTCTCTGACCGTGAAAGAGGAAGCTGCAATGGAGATTCCCTGAGGAAAAGTTCATGTGATGGGGAGCTAACCAAAGTACAGGAACTAATtaagcaaataaaaaaaaatgaggagctCTACAATGCCGAGCTCAACGGAGATCTGTTCTTTCTGTACGATGAGCTATACCACACGCTCCTCGATCGTTTAGAGTGTACAAACGTgaaaaatagagaaatgaaaaagctCGTAAAAAGGGAGATAGAGAAGTTTAAGGAGAATCACAGTATCTTGTCGGAATACCTGAAGCGTTGCGAACACGAGGTGAAAGCGACACTGGTGAGTTGGGCCAGCAACGTTGGAGAACAGACAGGTAAACATGTTGGCAACGAATCGGGTGAGAAGTTGGGTAAGCAGCCGGGTGAGAAGTCGGATGAACAGTCTCGCCAGGAATCGGAGAAGAGTCAACAAGCGCCCCCCAAACAGCTAGATGAGGGAAAGCTTAATCAGgtaaaaaaatctttttaCGAATACGTGGAGCAAAAATTGAATAACGATAATTACGATGGCAGCGTGTTGGAAGAGAATTTGCTACACAACAGAAACATGAGCTTGCTCTTCCTGCTGTTTTGTCAAAAGCACATTATCTATTTTgtggaggaaatattttccaccATGTGCCCAATTGTCGAGGAGGATGAGAATTGCAAGAATCAAATGAGCCTCCTCCTGAAGAGACTCAACTGTATGAATAGCATTCTACATTTCCTAACCACAACAAATGAGCGTAACGGGGATGTGGACAGTGCTGTGCAAATTGCCGGAAATAACAGTGGCTGCATGCGCCAATTATACAGTGATAAAGCATTTAAGAGCGACATGATGCTGTGCCTAAACGGAGTGAGCACCCAGATGAAAATGGATttgatggagaaaaatgacTACATGGACGTGAAGCGGGAGGCGGAGGAATTGGGTGAGAAAGGCGACGTGCATACCCCCCTGCATGAACAATCACACTCGGACGATCTGCAACGCCATCAGCAAGAACTGAACAGCAAAACGAATTTTAGTTCATTAAGCAATGGTAGCAACAAAACCAGTAAAATTAATAAACCCAGCTTAAACAAGAAAACGTACAACTACTTCCGGAAGGACATGAACGAAACGCAGGTCAGTCTATCCACCTGCTTAACTGATACATCCGCTGTGGACAAAAAGATGCGtgataaaaatgtgaaaaataaagttatGAGTAACGAAAATGGTAGCAGCAGTGTAGTGACGCCGAGCGATAAGGAAGGCGCCTCATCGAAGAAGGCACCATATGAAAACACGGGCAGTGGCAGTGCAAATGGAAGTGGCAATGGAAGTcgaagtggaaaaaacacGCAAGGAAACGGCGCGACGAATGACTACTTCAGCGACATGATGGTCTACATTTCGTGGGTTCCTAAAAGTGCCAGATGCCAGTACCCATTGGAGTTGCCAAAAAACTCAGCCGAGAGGAACAAGCTAGCAGAATACATAGAGGCAAAGGAGCAGATGCTCTACATCCTGAAGCTAATGGGATACGAAGAGATAgacaatatttattttcacccCCCAAAAGGATCCCATATTaagataaaatttaaaaCGCTAGCTTGCATGAATAAATTCCTAAAGGCTTACAAAAACACCCCTGATAAGTGGAAGGAGGatatgtttaattttttcaacattcCTTTGAGAAGCAGCATTTCCGTGAGGGATCTTCGAATTGAGAGAGCTGTTCCCAGGTCCTCTGCGGCggagtttaaaaaaataaagaagatgaCAAAGAATTACCAAGActtgtttttatttaaggACAACTATAATCTCTGTGAGGACGGAAATAACAGCACTTCCAAGATGGAAAAAGTCAACCTGCAATACGATGCCTTTAACAAGCATATCATTGTACATAATAACAGCGGAGGGACCACAGCTGCTACTTCCGCTGTTGCTTCTGCCGCCGCTTCGGTTTCTGGTGGTCCCACTGCAGCAGGCACTGTAGGGATGGTAGTAACGGGCCATTCGCAGCAGCACTATAATGGAAGCACCCAGTATAGcctgaaaaaaaacgctGATCAGGGAAAAAGTATTTCTAAGATGAAGGGTCTTATGGGATCCATGGGTGGTGAATTGAGTCCCGGAGTTATGCATAGCGTGGGAGGAAGTGCATCCCCTCTGGACGACCTGCACAATGGAAATATGTCTCTTGGCGTAGATTCCACAAGTACCGCTTCATATGGAGCTTTGGCCAGTTTTAGCGGCTATGGAGGTGGCGTTTCTACAGGCACAACGAATATCATGGGGGGTGCCGGCACCAGTAGCAGCTATCTGAACAGCGCGGGAAATGGCATGAACAGTGGTGCACATGCACACCACCCTTTTTCGGGTCACAACAACAGCAGtaacaccaccaccaccaccactaccaccGCACTGATGATGTCCAACGGAATGCTCAACAAGGTTAGCGGTAGTACCGGGAACGCGCTCCACGGAGTTTATATAGGGGGCAAGAATAGCGGGAGTAATGTGGGAGATGAAGGAAGAACCTTCCTATCAGGCACCCACATGGGAAGTGGATTCATGAGTGGGATGAGCGGGGTGGGAAGCAGCGTGAATGGACATTACGGCAGTTACGTAGGAAGTAATTTAGGAACCCATTTAGGAACGCACCTGAACAGCGACACCTTTAACCACTACTCAAGCGCACGAATGCACAGCGGAGGCCTGAGTAACAAAGGAGGAAGCGGAAAACAGAGCTACCCCGTTAACCATACCAACACCATGTGTATGCCCAGAAGCTCTTCGAAAAATTTGTACTTTATGAAGAGTGCCAAAAACGTGAACAACAAAGCGAATTGCGTGGGAATGGGTTCTAGCGGTTCTGGGGGAGATGTTGTAGGAGGGTCATTTCTGTCCAGCTCCAAAATTTTCGGCAGCGGCAATAGTAGTAACAATAACAGCATACATGTTATGAACAAGGATTTCCTTACCAATGGAAGTTACACTTTAAAGAAACAGACCCACTACGCATCCTTTTCAAATAACTCCAACGGAAATATGAACTCACTGAATGATCATTTGTATGCCTTTAATAGTAGCGTGGGAAGTACGACGAACGTGAATGAATTAAGTAACGTTAACGGTGCACACGGAATAAACGGAGGCACCATTGGTAGTAGCGGCATAGGGAGCCACCATTACGGAAACAGCAGCAGCCTAATTGGTAATACCATTCAGAATAACACAGAGAATAGCAACAATAATAAcagtaataataattcaACGAGGGGGGCGCAGAATAGGACGACCAATTTGAATCACTTCTCTACCAGCAGTGCACATCTGGACGCTGCGACATTcaccaaggagaaaaattatttgcgTGGTTTTAAAAGTTCCTACATGGGCATGGGAAGTTTTGGCGGAGGAAGTGTATATTCGGAGAATAACCTAAACAATAGCTGTAGTAATAGTTGTAGTAATAGCATTATCAACAACAGAGATGGGTTGATGGGCTTCTCTCACGGGAGAGTCGGCGGAGAAGAATCTCTGAAATCGCACAATGTAAGTGGTAACGAGAGTGGCAGCGGAAATTGCCATAGTAATAAGTATGGATCCGATTTGGCTAGCCAAAAGTATGGCACCCAAAACGATGACATGAAGGAAGATTTTAAAAACCTCATTAACATAGACTTCATTAATGATATCGATATGGATTTCGAGGAGAAGAACAACGATCATATGTCTGTGAACAATGCTAGTGACCACAACAGTGGAAATGTGTACAAAGGGTTTCACCACCTGAATAATAGAAACACGGATAATGGAAAGAGATTCAATGCACTAGGCAATTGTATGAGCGAAGGGCTCCTAAGCGGGAATGCCACGTGCATGGAAAATCATCCGGGCAGCAGTGGCATCAAGGCGAGCGCCTTTGAGAAGTTCGATAAATTTGAAGGCTACGGCAAGTATGACAGGTACGACAAAATTGATGGGTACAAAAAGTATGAGAACTACGAAAACTATGAGAACTATGATAAGTATGAAAACTACGATAAGCATGATAGGTACGATAAGCATGATAGGTACGATAAGCATGATAGGTACGATAAGTTTGAGAGGTACGA contains the following coding sequences:
- a CDS encoding asparagine-rich protein, putative, which codes for MEEIRQEVNAREDDECVKKLPPGKSSNDGAAVNGKGGKGNSRCNGGSGGTAAAGTSGGAGAYLFSLIDRFNSLKKAEQKVGENRSGNFKKPDECNSTDENGDMKKGTDHASHDGDVKEGGEADPVAKSESSSGKKVVNKETKEGVEEEEGSEETDETGEIAQCVAQSCDQKNPQDEIDEGASEPVSCNSAKKAISKDAREDKEEPSNTSNSVKEGDDNTSNDNGSSRASSPSDRDASERVFSDRERGSCNGDSLRKSSCDGELTKVQELIKQIKKNEELYNAELNGDLFFLYDELYHTLLDRLECTNVKNREMKKLVKREIEKFKENHSILSEYLKRCEHEVKATLVSWASNVGEQTGKHVGNESGEKLGKQPGEKSDEQSRQESEKSQQAPPKQLDEGKLNQVKKSFYEYVEQKLNNDNYDGSVLEENLLHNRNMSLLFLLFCQKHIIYFVEEIFSTMCPIVEEDENCKNQMSLLLKRLNCMNSILHFLTTTNERNGDVDSAVQIAGNNSGCMRQLYSDKAFKSDMMLCLNGVSTQMKMDLMEKNDYMDVKREAEELGEKGDVHTPLHEQSHSDDLQRHQQELNSKTNFSSLSNGSNKTSKINKPSLNKKTYNYFRKDMNETQVSLSTCLTDTSAVDKKMRDKNVKNKVMSNENGSSSVVTPSDKEGASSKKAPYENTGSGSANGSGNGSRSGKNTQGNGATNDYFSDMMVYISWVPKSARCQYPLELPKNSAERNKLAEYIEAKEQMLYILKLMGYEEIDNIYFHPPKGSHIKIKFKTLACMNKFLKAYKNTPDKWKEDMFNFFNIPLRSSISVRDLRIERAVPRSSAAEFKKIKKMTKNYQDLFLFKDNYNLCEDGNNSTSKMEKVNLQYDAFNKHIIVHNNSGGTTAATSAVASAAASVSGGPTAAGTVGMVVTGHSQQHYNGSTQYSLKKNADQGKSISKMKGLMGSMGGELSPGVMHSVGGSASPLDDLHNGNMSLGVDSTSTASYGALASFSGYGGGVSTGTTNIMGGAGTSSSYLNSAGNGMNSGAHAHHPFSGHNNSSNTTTTTTTTALMMSNGMLNKVSGSTGNALHGVYIGGKNSGSNVGDEGRTFLSGTHMGSGFMSGMSGVGSSVNGHYGSYVGSNLGTHLGTHLNSDTFNHYSSARMHSGGLSNKGGSGKQSYPVNHTNTMCMPRSSSKNLYFMKSAKNVNNKANCVGMGSSGSGGDVVGGSFLSSSKIFGSGNSSNNNSIHVMNKDFLTNGSYTLKKQTHYASFSNNSNGNMNSLNDHLYAFNSSVGSTTNVNELSNVNGAHGINGGTIGSSGIGSHHYGNSSSLIGNTIQNNTENSNNNNSNNNSTRGAQNRTTNLNHFSTSSAHLDAATFTKEKNYLRGFKSSYMGMGSFGGGSVYSENNLNNSCSNSCSNSIINNRDGLMGFSHGRVGGEESLKSHNVSGNESGSGNCHSNKYGSDLASQKYGTQNDDMKEDFKNLINIDFINDIDMDFEEKNNDHMSVNNASDHNSGNVYKGFHHLNNRNTDNGKRFNALGNCMSEGLLSGNATCMENHPGSSGIKASAFEKFDKFEGYGKYDRYDKIDGYKKYENYENYENYDKYENYDKHDRYDKHDRYDKHDRYDKFERYEKLPFEDMNHERSYRMSGEGDEEEEDYVAEDAEVDNFNDEMNVEENGFAHSNVSISNNRKVGNAFGVDVDDDSGMMLSEEFNNYFCEENPKTLYNYYGSSNGGGLGGGMRAPHTTSTATTGNKSSLHLNLSTSGNSAHNGSSAILGEATLSNNYSGVMEPSENGLLTSAANGLANSSGNSTTNSVANTGLINTTSSLYRNTMTPKLYIDGIAMNSTFGKYDEGHFCDVNKEDNKLRGTGGAGSAGVADYDLKMSEEDANKSFLSYSFQSSRVDNEQSFSDNYVNFF